The genomic interval CATGTGCATGACATTTATGTACATGTGTATGCTTGAGTTTCTCTGATTTAAAGGACTAATTTGTTTGCTTCTTTTTGTTTAGGCATGGATGCCTTTGGTATGCTTCATTCTCAGCGGGCTCCTGACGAGACGGGATCTGAAATTAAGTATGGGCCATCTTATCCACGGTCTGTACCACTGAAAGAAGTTCGGATTTCAGTGGTCCCACGTGACCTTGTTTCTTTATCAAAAACTGAGGATGTTAGTTCTGGTCACTTGCGATATTGTTATTCTAACGATCAAGAGGCCATCCAACACGTGCGACATTATGGCGCAGATTTCAAAGCTAGAGTTCTTGAATTGGTTGATAACAAAGTTGATGCTGACATTACTCACAAAGTTAATAGTGAGTTCTTTCCCAGCCTTCACCGCATTCTGCTGGATAAGAAGGTTACTGGAAATTTTTCTTTTAGGGGGAGGGCCCAATTTCTCCCTTATCTAATGGAATGGACAGAGATGATTTTACGTCAGCATCCAGGTACCCTACGTGATGCTGAGATTTATGGTGCCATATCAGTATCTAGGTACCCCTTCTTAATGGAACCAACTGTGTGGAGAGCTTTCACAGAACTTTGGGGGCCCTTAGCGAACACTTTTCACCATAGCAGCGGCGAAATGGGTATTTCTTTGTATGACCTGAAGGTCATTGGCGGCTTACCGATTTTGGGAATTCCTTATGAAGAATTTATTCCCTTAAATGCAAAATTGATGCAAGGACCTATGCGCAGTCCAATTGTTGCAGAGCTTTTAAGGACTCACGCTCGAATTTGTGTCCATTTGAAAGTTACAAAAGTATCATGGCAGCAATGGGttgaatatttttatagaaagaaGAAAGTTTTTGCAGGTGTTAAAACAACTTCTGACTCCAAAACTTCCAAAACTTCAAAGAGAACTTTTCCAAGAAAAGGGCATAAACAAGCAGATGTGCGCTCTCTTCCTTTAGAAGCATCCCGTGAATGTATCCTTGCAGCTTTTGTGTCTTTATGGTTAAGTCGATTTGTGTTTCCCTACCAAGGCTACGATGTGAGACCAGAGACTTTTTATATGGCTTCGTTGATGGCACAAGGGGTTAAAGTTTCATTAGCGCCTTCTGTTTTAGGATATATTTATCATGGTTTGAGTATCGGAGCTCTGCATATGCAAGGTCTGGGTGAAAGTTTCATGCCTGTACATTATGTACTGGGTTGGTTGGCTGAACACTTTCGTGATCTTTATAGTGGTTGGAGTTCCCTAATTGACTTGCCTTTTTTAGGCAAGTATGCTGGAGTGCCACCTGAAGAGCCGAGTTTAAACATAGCCCGTCGTATCCTGAGGGAAGAAGATTATGTCATTCACCGACcatattattttcctattgaAGAAGATGTTGATTGTATAGACCATGAAGACTTATCTGATGATAAATTTGAAATGCTTGTTTCTATGCGTTCATCTATGTTGCCTGTGAGAGTAGGCAAGGACTTATTCATTGAACCATATTTTCCCAATAGATTCGCTCGCCAATTTGGATTTGATCAAGGTGTGCCATCGAATGAACTTCGTTCTAGTTTTTCTTGGAGGACACAATGTGGGATACTTGGTGTTGCTGAA from Cannabis sativa cultivar Pink pepper isolate KNU-18-1 chromosome 4, ASM2916894v1, whole genome shotgun sequence carries:
- the LOC133037370 gene encoding uncharacterized protein LOC133037370, whose amino-acid sequence is MDAFGMLHSQRAPDETGSEIKYGPSYPRSVPLKEVRISVVPRDLVSLSKTEDVSSGHLRYCYSNDQEAIQHVRHYGADFKARVLELVDNKVDADITHKVNSEFFPSLHRILLDKKVTGNFSFRGRAQFLPYLMEWTEMILRQHPGTLRDAEIYGAISVSRYPFLMEPTVWRAFTELWGPLANTFHHSSGEMGISLYDLKVIGGLPILGIPYEEFIPLNAKLMQGPMRSPIVAELLRTHARICVHLKVTKVSWQQWVEYFYRKKKVFAGVKTTSDSKTSKTSKRTFPRKGHKQADVRSLPLEASRECILAAFVSLWLSRFVFPYQGYDVRPETFYMASLMAQGVKVSLAPSVLGYIYHGLSIGALHMQGLGESFMPVHYVLGWLAEHFRDLYSGWSSLIDLPFLGKYAGVPPEEPSLNIARRILREEDYVIHRPYYFPIEEDVDCIDHEDLSDDKFEMLVSMRSSMLPVRVGKDLFIEPYFPNRFARQFGFDQGVPSNELRSSFSWRTQCGILGVAEAWALLLRRNTGIHFHIPSITRMGQCTWWYGRWWVRTCIPYLGRSVRNLHLELT